A genomic window from Mesosutterella faecium includes:
- the fdxA gene encoding ferredoxin FdxA: MAHVVCDGCVNCKHTDCVDVCPVDAFREGPNFLVIDPDECIDCAVCIPECPEAAIFSEEDVPAGQEQYIQINAELSKQWPSITRRKPPMEGWEKWSNVQDKLKYLKR; this comes from the coding sequence ATGGCTCATGTTGTTTGTGACGGCTGCGTCAACTGCAAGCACACCGACTGCGTGGACGTCTGCCCGGTCGATGCCTTCCGCGAAGGCCCCAACTTCCTCGTGATCGATCCCGACGAGTGCATCGACTGCGCCGTGTGCATCCCCGAGTGCCCCGAAGCGGCCATCTTCTCCGAGGAGGACGTTCCCGCGGGCCAGGAGCAGTACATCCAGATCAACGCGGAGCTCTCAAAGCAGTGGCCTTCGATCACCCGCCGCAAGCCGCCGATGGAAGGCTGGGAAAAGTGGTCCAACGTCCAGGACAAGCTGAAGTACCTGAAGCGCTGA